A window from Lactiplantibacillus pentosus encodes these proteins:
- the noc gene encoding nucleoid occlusion protein: protein MAFSLFGSNRDKHKDETAAAPTDQQIVRIPVTAIIPNRFQPRQVFDEAGINELATTIADHGLLQPIVLREYEPQKYEIIAGERRFRAVSSLHWADVPAIIQKMDDGETASMALIENLQRQDLTSIEEARAYQELMKLNHLTQSALAKELGKSQSLVANKLRLLKLAQPVQTALLQRQISERHGRALLNLDVAQQPAVLKQVVSDQLTVKETEQLVAKQQTPHKPKRKRARGLTGDTRIAVNTIKKSIKMVTDAGLPVKTHEEETTDGYRITIEIPKNQPRGDQ, encoded by the coding sequence ATGGCATTTTCTTTATTTGGTTCCAATCGTGATAAACACAAAGATGAGACGGCTGCAGCGCCGACCGACCAGCAAATCGTTCGGATTCCGGTCACTGCCATTATTCCCAACCGGTTTCAACCTCGGCAAGTCTTCGATGAAGCTGGAATCAACGAATTAGCGACGACGATTGCTGACCACGGGTTGTTACAACCGATCGTCTTACGAGAATATGAACCTCAAAAATACGAGATTATTGCGGGTGAACGCCGTTTCCGTGCCGTTTCATCACTGCACTGGGCAGATGTGCCCGCTATTATTCAGAAAATGGATGATGGTGAGACGGCTTCAATGGCGCTGATTGAAAACCTGCAACGCCAGGATTTGACGTCGATTGAAGAAGCTCGGGCTTATCAAGAATTGATGAAACTCAATCACTTGACCCAGTCCGCGTTGGCGAAAGAGTTGGGCAAGAGCCAGTCATTAGTGGCGAACAAGTTGCGATTATTGAAGCTTGCTCAACCCGTTCAAACTGCACTACTGCAACGTCAAATCAGTGAGCGGCATGGACGTGCGTTACTTAATTTGGACGTGGCGCAACAGCCAGCTGTTTTGAAGCAGGTCGTCTCAGATCAGCTGACGGTGAAGGAGACTGAGCAGTTAGTCGCAAAACAGCAAACGCCGCACAAGCCTAAACGGAAGCGGGCGCGCGGGTTGACTGGTGATACGCGCATTGCAGTCAACACAATCAAAAAATCAATCAAGATGGTCACGGATGCCGGCCTTCCAGTTAAAACGCATGAGGAAGAGACGACGGATGGCTATCGAATTACAATTGAAATTCCAAAAAATCAACCAAGGGGTGATCAATAA
- the rsmG gene encoding 16S rRNA (guanine(527)-N(7))-methyltransferase RsmG — MNPEEFTQALAQHGIALTAKQLAQFATYFKLLVATNQQFNLTTITAEPEVYLKHFYDSLTPAFYVPALREQPLTICDVGAGAGFPSIPLKIAFPQLQVTIVDSLNKRINFLKDLVQQLDLEDVQLFHDRAETFAGKKSVHRESYDVVTARAVARLSVLSELCLPLVKVGGQMVALKAANARTETAEGTYAVQQLGGKIVQDTAFTLPVTDDPRHIIVIDKRKPSPKRYPRKPGTPAKQPLTAPM; from the coding sequence ATGAATCCAGAAGAATTTACACAAGCGCTAGCTCAGCATGGTATTGCGTTAACGGCGAAGCAATTGGCGCAATTTGCAACGTATTTCAAATTGTTGGTCGCAACCAATCAGCAGTTTAATCTCACCACGATTACAGCCGAACCAGAAGTGTATCTGAAACACTTTTATGATTCGTTGACACCGGCATTTTACGTTCCGGCATTGCGTGAACAGCCACTGACGATTTGTGATGTGGGTGCCGGGGCTGGTTTTCCATCCATTCCATTGAAAATCGCTTTTCCACAACTACAAGTGACGATCGTTGACTCGTTGAACAAGCGCATCAATTTCTTAAAGGATTTGGTGCAACAACTAGACTTGGAAGACGTTCAATTGTTCCACGATCGCGCGGAGACGTTTGCCGGTAAGAAGTCTGTGCATCGTGAAAGCTACGATGTGGTAACGGCCCGTGCAGTGGCGCGGTTGTCTGTACTGAGTGAACTATGTTTGCCGCTAGTGAAAGTCGGCGGGCAGATGGTGGCGTTAAAGGCGGCCAATGCCCGGACTGAAACGGCGGAGGGAACGTACGCGGTACAGCAATTAGGCGGGAAGATCGTGCAGGACACGGCCTTCACGTTGCCGGTAACGGATGACCCACGGCATATCATTGTCATTGACAAGCGCAAGCCGTCACCAAAACGTTATCCACGTAAACCGGGAACACCGGCTAAACAGCCGTTAACGGCGCCAATGTAA